A region of Fibrobacter succinogenes subsp. succinogenes S85 DNA encodes the following proteins:
- a CDS encoding ABC transporter ATP-binding protein: MPNVKIDPNDIAIRLKGLKKSFGPQTVLEDVNLDIRRGETMVIIGKSGGGKSVILKHMIGLLQPDGGEVTVDGVTISTPQFFDTRTIRRKMGMLFQMGALFDSMDTGENIAFALREHHPELSEAEIQNVVTEKLQMINLVPSFRTKMPSELSGGMRKRVALARAIALNPEILLYDEPTTGLDPITSDVINDLILDMQSKLGVTSVVVTHDMVSAFKVADRIAMLLNGRIIEVGTVDEIKNTSNPYVHQFITGQRKISVDGESQE; encoded by the coding sequence ATGCCGAATGTAAAAATCGATCCGAATGATATTGCGATTCGACTCAAGGGGCTCAAGAAGTCCTTTGGCCCTCAGACGGTTCTTGAAGACGTGAACCTCGACATCCGCCGTGGCGAGACGATGGTCATCATCGGTAAGTCTGGCGGTGGCAAGTCCGTGATTCTTAAGCACATGATTGGACTTTTGCAGCCGGATGGCGGTGAAGTGACTGTCGATGGCGTGACGATCAGTACGCCGCAGTTCTTCGATACGCGAACCATTCGCCGCAAGATGGGTATGTTGTTCCAAATGGGTGCCTTGTTTGACTCCATGGATACAGGCGAAAATATCGCCTTTGCCCTCCGTGAACATCATCCCGAACTCTCTGAAGCCGAGATCCAGAACGTGGTGACCGAAAAGCTCCAGATGATCAACCTCGTACCGTCTTTCCGTACAAAGATGCCATCCGAACTTTCGGGTGGTATGCGTAAGCGTGTGGCGCTTGCGAGAGCTATTGCTCTGAATCCGGAAATTCTTTTGTACGATGAACCGACAACGGGCTTGGACCCGATTACGAGTGACGTGATTAACGACCTTATTCTCGATATGCAGAGCAAGCTCGGGGTTACGTCTGTCGTGGTGACGCACGACATGGTCAGTGCATTCAAGGTGGCGGACCGAATTGCCATGCTCTTGAATGGTCGAATCATCGAGGTGGGGACCGTCGATGAAATCAAGAATACAAGCAACCCGTATGTGCATCAGTTCATTACGGGCCAGCGCAAAATTTCGGTGGATGGGGAATCGCAAGAATAA
- a CDS encoding MlaE family ABC transporter permease — MTLILKPITWIGQKIVDAIAAVGECICILFITLKQFRYVHKNPSLIVKEMISVGVSSLPLLFVTSIFTGMVATIMAEFEFHNLVSDKFVGTAACKMVLIELGPLLTAIVLSGRVGSAVAAELGSMKEKEELSAYVVLGLDPYRYLAMPRFFAFLTMIPCLTAISNALALIGGWIVCVLALDITTYTYSTGMQYLFSNMDLWAGIIKSIVFGTIIFVLAYYHGTHSKPGAHGVGLATMSVVVASCLMILVSDFILDAFMFF; from the coding sequence ATGACGTTGATTCTGAAACCGATAACTTGGATTGGGCAAAAGATTGTTGATGCAATCGCCGCCGTAGGCGAGTGCATTTGCATCCTGTTTATTACGCTCAAGCAGTTCCGGTACGTGCATAAGAATCCGTCGCTTATTGTGAAGGAGATGATTTCTGTAGGCGTCTCCTCGCTCCCGCTTCTGTTTGTGACATCCATCTTTACGGGCATGGTCGCAACCATCATGGCCGAGTTTGAATTCCACAATCTCGTGTCCGACAAGTTTGTGGGAACGGCCGCTTGCAAGATGGTGCTTATCGAGCTTGGACCGCTCCTTACGGCTATCGTGCTTTCGGGGCGAGTGGGGAGTGCCGTCGCTGCGGAGCTTGGTTCCATGAAAGAGAAAGAAGAGCTTTCCGCTTACGTGGTGCTCGGGCTTGACCCGTACCGCTACCTCGCGATGCCGCGCTTCTTTGCGTTCTTGACGATGATTCCGTGTCTGACCGCCATCTCCAATGCGCTTGCGTTGATTGGTGGCTGGATTGTCTGTGTGCTTGCTTTGGATATCACGACCTACACCTATTCGACCGGTATGCAGTACCTGTTCAGCAATATGGACTTGTGGGCGGGGATTATCAAGTCGATTGTGTTTGGGACGATCATCTTTGTGCTGGCTTATTACCACGGGACGCACTCCAAGCCGGGTGCGCATGGCGTGGGCCTTGCAACGATGAGTGTTGTTGTGGCGAGTTGCCTTATGATTTTGGTTTCTGACTTTATTCTTGATGCGTTCATGTTCTTCTAG
- the dnaB gene encoding replicative DNA helicase, translating into MSEENKSKSFDGRQMPADVEAERCLLGGILRDPEVMGVAVMAISDDDFFYLERHQLIWNALCSLNKSVTPIDPVTLSAELTKMDKLDIVGGREYIFELMESVASSANVPWQLEHLRSKAVLRKLIRTSSEIIRQAMDPASTPDNVLQDAERDIFAIADNQVRNTLKSIDNFVAPLLERINNRREGGITGVPTGITELDELTNGLQNSDLIILAARPGVGKTSFAMTVAANAAIRYGKNVAFFSLEMDGIQLAQRLLCSQAQVDQSRLRNGKLNSDEIKKIIAAVTPINQAPLFVDDNADLGIMELMSKARQLKHKGHLDLLIIDYLQLMKTGKEENRAVAIGAISRGLKILAKELSIPVIALAQLSRKVEEKGRERPQLSDLRESGSIEQDADMVWFVERPFVQTHKDEDRYKATLIVAKHRNGSVKDIDMSFVPEYTTFYDATDQQGMEGGDEDYQYGSDDEGGGPQVADFGSF; encoded by the coding sequence ATGTCTGAAGAAAATAAATCCAAGTCGTTTGATGGTCGCCAAATGCCCGCCGATGTTGAGGCGGAGCGCTGCCTGTTGGGCGGTATTTTGCGTGACCCCGAAGTGATGGGCGTCGCTGTGATGGCCATCAGTGACGATGACTTTTTCTACTTGGAACGTCATCAGTTGATTTGGAATGCACTTTGCAGTTTGAACAAGTCGGTTACACCCATCGATCCTGTGACGCTTTCGGCGGAACTCACGAAGATGGATAAGCTTGACATTGTCGGTGGCCGTGAATACATCTTTGAATTGATGGAATCCGTCGCTTCGTCGGCGAATGTCCCGTGGCAGTTGGAACACCTCCGCAGCAAGGCGGTGCTTCGCAAGCTCATCCGCACGTCTTCCGAAATTATCCGCCAGGCGATGGATCCGGCTTCGACTCCGGACAATGTGCTTCAAGATGCCGAACGCGATATCTTTGCGATTGCCGATAACCAGGTGCGCAACACCTTAAAGTCTATCGACAACTTTGTCGCTCCTCTTCTGGAACGCATCAACAACCGTCGTGAAGGCGGCATTACGGGCGTGCCTACAGGCATTACGGAACTGGACGAACTCACGAACGGTCTCCAGAATTCCGACTTGATTATTCTCGCTGCTCGTCCGGGTGTGGGTAAAACGTCTTTCGCCATGACGGTTGCCGCAAACGCAGCCATTCGCTACGGCAAAAACGTTGCGTTCTTCAGCTTGGAAATGGACGGCATCCAGCTTGCCCAACGTCTGCTCTGCTCGCAAGCGCAGGTCGACCAGAGTAGGCTCCGTAACGGTAAGCTCAACTCTGACGAAATCAAGAAGATTATTGCCGCCGTGACTCCGATTAACCAGGCTCCGCTGTTTGTCGATGACAACGCTGACCTCGGTATCATGGAACTCATGAGCAAGGCGCGCCAGCTCAAGCATAAAGGCCACCTCGACCTCCTCATCATCGACTACTTGCAGTTGATGAAGACTGGCAAGGAAGAAAACCGCGCTGTCGCTATCGGTGCGATTTCCCGTGGTCTCAAGATTTTGGCAAAGGAACTGAGTATTCCAGTCATTGCACTCGCTCAGCTCAGCCGTAAAGTTGAAGAAAAAGGTCGTGAACGTCCGCAGCTTTCGGACTTGCGTGAATCCGGTTCTATCGAACAGGACGCTGACATGGTGTGGTTCGTGGAACGCCCGTTCGTGCAGACGCATAAGGACGAAGACCGCTACAAGGCCACACTCATTGTGGCCAAGCACCGTAACGGTTCCGTCAAGGATATTGACATGAGCTTTGTGCCGGAATACACGACGTTCTACGATGCAACCGACCAGCAAGGCATGGAAGGTGGCGATGAAGATTATCAGTATGGTTCAGATGACGAGGGCGGTGGACCGCAGGTCGCCGACTTTGGCAGTTTTTAA